From a region of the Dictyostelium discoideum AX4 chromosome 2 chromosome, whole genome shotgun sequence genome:
- the cf50-1 gene encoding component of the counting factor complex (Similar to CF) — protein sequence MNKMNNIFLIISSIILSIVIFVSGECAIDFSSEISVGISDSQWSCLASNNQRVIIQVWSGGGQYNSNISSVVSAAEQAGFDNIDLYAFLCSECDGNYPASSAIQSLVSSLKSDGINFNMLWIDVEQCDGCWGAESDNADYVQEAVETAQGLGVLVGVYSSEGEWPQTVGNLSTLSQYPLWYAHYDDNPSFSDTAFYEFGGWTSPAMKQYIGNTNQCGVSVDLDFYGSGSGCSTSSGSASGSASGSASGSASGSNSGSSNSGSSNSGSSNSGSNSGSSNSGSGNSGSSNSGSASGSGTGSGSSI from the coding sequence atgaataaaatgaataatatttttttaataatatcaagTATTATTTTATCTATTGTTATTTTCGTCAGTGGTGAATGTGCCATTGATTTCTCATCAGAGATTTCAGTTGGAATTTCAGATTCTCAATGGTCATGTTTAGCTAGTAATAATCAAAGAGTTATAATTCAAGTGTGGTCAGGAGGTGGTcaatataattcaaatatttcatcTGTTGTATCGGCAGCAGAACAAGCTGGTTTCGATAATATTGATCTTTATGCATTTTTATGTAGTGAATGTGATGGTAATTATCCAGCATCAAGTGCAATTCAAAGTTTAGTTTCTAGTTTAAAATCCGATGgtatcaatttcaatatgTTATGGATTGATGTTGAACAATGTGATGGTTGTTGGGGAGCAGAGAGTGATAATGCCGATTATGTTCAAGAAGCTGTTGAAACTGCACAAGGTCTTGGTGTTCTAGTAGGTGTATACAGTAGTGAAGGAGAATGGCCACAAACTGTTGGTAATTTATCAACTCTAAGTCAATATCCACTTTGGTATGCTCATTATGATGATAATCCATCTTTTTCCGATACCGCTTTTTATGAATTTGGTGGTTGGACTTCACCAGCAATGAAACAATATATTGGCAATACAAATCAATGTGGTGTTAGTGTTGATTTAGATTTTTATGGATCTGGTAGTGGTTGTTCAACATCCTCTGGTAGTGCATCTGGTAGTGCTTCTGGTAGTGCATCTGGTAGTGCATCTGGTAGTAATAGTGGAAGCAGTAATAGTGGAAGTAGTAATAGTGGAAGTAGTAATAGTGGAAGTAATAGTGGAAGTAGTAATAGTGGAAGTGGTAATAGTGGAAGTAGTAATAGTGGAAGTGCAAGTGGAAGTGGTACAGGAAGTGGATCatccatttaa
- a CDS encoding hypothetical protein (Prestalk protein precursor), translating into MIKKYFFILIILIIILIINCQELCDCNLDCDDCDQCTTDLCIQGCCTHIEINCDDGNHCTTDGCSIETGCTHINIECNDGDACTIDGCSKSSGCFYSPISCDDGNACTNDGCLKETGCCTHTNVECCDGNACTVDSCLPSTGECCYSPISCDDINQCTTDTCSNSTGACCNLPISCDDNNQCTTDSCLESTGCCHNEITCDDGNQCTFDSCSPSTGCCHNQITCDDGNQCTTDSCSIETGCCNSPISCDDGNQCTTDSCSPSTGCCHNQISCDDGNQCTADSCSMETGCCHSPISCDDGNACTIDSCSPTTGCCHSPISCDDGNDCTIDSCSPKTGCCHTPLELTEPIQLHYVYQDINDY; encoded by the coding sequence atgattaaaaaatatttttttattttaataattttaataataattttaattattaattgccAAGAATTATGTGATTGTAATTTAGATTGTGATGATTGTGATCAATGTACAACAGATTTATGTATTCAAGGATGTTGCACCcatattgaaataaattgtgatgatggtaatCATTGTACTACTGATGGTTGTTCAATTGAAACTGGATGTACACATATCAATATTGAAtgtaatgatggtgatgctTGTACCATTGATGGTTGTTCAAAATCTAGTGGTTGTTTTTATTCCCCAATTTCAtgtgatgatggtaatgCTTGTACCAATGATGGTTGTTTAAAAGAAACTGGTTGTTGTACCCATACAAATGTAGAATGTTGTGATGGTAATGCTTGTACTGTTGATTCTTGTTTACCTTCAACTGGTGAATGTTGTTATTCTCCAATTTCTTGTGATGATATTAATCAATGTACCACTGATACTTGTTCAAATTCAACTGGTGCTTGTTGtaatttaccaatttcatgtgatgataataatcaatGTACCACTGATTCATGTTTAGAGTCTACTGGTTGTTGTCATAATGAAATAACttgtgatgatggtaatCAATGTACTTTTGATTCTTGTTCGCCTTCAACTGGCTGTTGTCATAATCAAATAACCTGTGATGATGGTAATCAATGTACTACCGATTCTTGTTCAATTGAAACTGGTTGTTGTAATTCTCCAATTTCTTGTGACGATGGTAATCAATGTACTACCGATTCTTGTTCCCCTTCAACTGGTTGTTGTCATAATCAAATTAGttgtgatgatggtaatCAATGTACTGCAGATTCTTGTTCAATGGAAACTGGTTGTTGTCATTCACCAATTTCAtgtgatgatggtaatgCTTGCACTATAGATTCTTGTTCTCCAACAACTGGTTGTTGTCATTCTCCAATTTCttgtgatgatggtaatgatTGTACAATTGATTCTTGCTCTCCAAAAACTGGTTGTTGTCACACCCCTTTGGAATTAACAGAACCAATTCAATTACATTATGTATATCAAGATATcaatgattattaa
- the pakH-1 gene encoding PAKL subfamily protein kinase, which produces MVRLFRSGSNPKEIDISQPNSLVHKVHVDLDLNWSSGGETSFEIQEKLGEGSFGSVYRAIHKSSNTSIAIKEFEIFEANDVEPISKEIQILKKCNNPYVVSYFGSIMLKNKYWILMDYCSLSSFNDIMQSIGKTFKEKEISLILQQSLLGLVYLHSKQIIHRDIKSANILLDETGQVKIADFGVSQQIQSTFSKGSIAGTPYWMAPEILNQTDYNNKIDVWSLGIVAIELADGEPPLSEVNPMRAMYMIGRRPPPTFKDPKKWSPEFVSFVDKCLTKDINERWSPSQLLDHPFIKSAKPDALKELTQMAIKLKSKKRKSIGPSVSPKQQPNDNNNNNNNNKPQFLSKLLNNNSNSSNDIGETTSGSVIYKPNVFSGSIDTGSVVIHNTITSNNNDSGSVVLNSNTVINRSKPLPPPPSYESVILNDKLKQQQQQQQQSNQQTTTTTTKQNTIKNKFNTISNTIKCNTILVQDKTLEIIQKTPMKNLDERNQKIVLYSTLGLILVLSVFFKFFK; this is translated from the exons atggtTAGATTATTTAGAAGTGGATCAAACCCAAAAG aaattgatatATCACAACCAAATTCATTAGTACATAAAGTTCATGTtgatttagatttaaattggAGTTCAGGAGGTGAAACATCATTTGAAATTCAAGAGAAATTAGGAGAAGGATCATTTGGATCAGTTTATAGAGCAATTcataaatcatcaaatacaTCGATtgcaattaaagaatttgaaattttcgAAGCAAATGATGTTGAACCAATTAGTAAAGAGATTCAAATTCTAAAGAAATGTAATAATCCATATGTTGTTAGTTATTTTGGATCGATAATGTTAAAGAATAAATATTGGATCTTGATGGATTATTGTTCACTTTCCTCTTTTAATGATATTATGCAATCGATTGgtaaaacttttaaagagaaagagatcTCATTGATTCTTCAACAATCATTATTGGGTTTGGTTTATTTACATTCTAAACAAATCATACATCGTGATATTAAATCGGCAAATATTCTATTGGATGAAACTGGTCAAGTGAAAATCGCAGATTTTGGCGTCTCTCAACAAATCCAATCCACTTTTTCCAAAGGTTCAATCGCAGGTACGCCCTATTGGATGGCACCTGAAATTCTAAATCAAACCgattacaataataaaatcgaTGTTTGGTCATTAGGTATAGTTGCCATTGAATTGGCCGATGGTGAACCACCACTTTCCGAGGTTAATCCAATGAGAGCCATGTATATGATTGGTAGAAGACCTCCACCAACTTTTAAAGATCCAAAGAAATGGTCACCAGAGTTTGTATCATTCGTTGATAAATGTTTAACTAAAGATATCAATGAAAGATGGTCACCTTCTCAATTATTAGATCATCCTTTTATTAAAAGTGCAAAACCAGAtgcattaaaagaattaactCAAATGgctataaaattaaaatcaaaaaaaagaaaatcaattggTCCTTCAGTTTCAccaaaacaacaaccaaatgataataataataataataataataataaaccacaATTTTtaagtaaattattaaataataactcAAATAGTAGTAATGATATTGGTGAAACTACTTCTGGTTCTGTAATTTATAAACCAAATGTTTTCAGTGGTTCAATTGATACTGGTTCAGTCGTAATTCATAATACAATCACtagtaataacaatgacTCTGGTTCAGtagttttaaattcaaatactgTAATTAATAGATCaaaaccattaccaccaccaccttcTTATGAAtctgtaattttaaatgataaattaaaacaacaacaacaacaacaacaacaaagcaatcaacaaacaacaacaactactactaaacaaaatactattaaaaataaattcaatacaATTAGCAATACTATTAAATGTAATACTATTTTAGTTCAAGATAAAACTTTAGAAATTATTCAAAAGACGCCAATGAAAAATTTAGATGAAAGAAATCAAAA aatCGTTTTATATTCAACACttggtttaattttagtCTTATCagtcttttttaaattctttaaatag
- the ublcp1-1 gene encoding ubiquitin-like domain-containing CTD phosphatase 1, protein MDTIVSSSTTNPPTTTESTINSIITTTDSNSNNTNDNTTTNTTTTTTTTTTTNIINDSDLKTKTTTTTTTIINEENSKITIKTKWNGKEYKVLISKSSTVFDLKRQLETMTNVLSKRQKILGLSKGKQPTDEMIIESLSIQDNHSIIMMGTPESNIIADVPKTSGDTDEVFNDFEFDYIPDSDEISHIEKNKNQLLAMIERSNDISLINDPRPNKKLLVLDLDHTILDFKDQDVENMKRPHLEEFLVQSYQHYDIGIWSQTSWKWIEIKLTELGLLTNPRFKICFVMDQTLMFKVTTYRTINGKERTKIKHNVKALEVIWKHQHLGKFFSMKNTLHVDDLSKNFAMNPKNGVHVPPFKIKDAKKYGDNVLFHLTKYLKSISNEEDITLIDHKEWIRKIL, encoded by the exons atggatacaATAGTTTCATCCTCAACAACTAatccaccaacaacaacagagTCAACAATAAATAgtataataacaacaacagattctaatagtaataacacaAATGATAACACTACAACTAATAccactactacaactacaacaacaacaacaactaatattataaatgaCTCtgatttaaaaacaaaaacaaccacaacaacaacaacaataataaatgaagaaaattcaaaaattacaataaaaacCAAATGGAATGGTAAAGAATATAAAGTATTGATTTCAAAGAGTTCAAcagtttttgatttaaagagACAATTGGAAACAATGACAAATGTATTATCAAAGAGACAAAAAATTTTAGGATTATCAAAAGGTAAACAACCAACTGATGAAATGATAAtagaatcattatcaattcaaGATAATCATAGTATCATTATGATGGGTACACCAGAGTCAAATATTATTGCTGACGTTCCAAAAACAAGTGGTGATACCGATGAGGTATTCAATGATTTCGAATTTGATTATATCCCAGATTCTGATGAAATCTCtcatattgaaaaaaataaaaatcaattacttGCAATGATTGAACGTTCAAATGATAtctctttaattaatgacCCAagaccaaataaaaaattattagttttagATTTAGATCATacaattttagattttaaagaTCAAGATGTTgaaa atATGAAAAGACCACATTTAGAAGAATTTTTAGTACAATCCTATCAACATTATGATATTGGAATTTGGTCTCAAACTAGTTGGAAATggattgaaattaaattaacagAGTTGGGATTATTAACTAATCCacgttttaaaatttgttttgtaATGGATCAAACATTAATGTTTAAGGTAACAACCTATAGAACCATCAATGGTAAAGAGAgaactaaaattaaacataATGTAAAAGCATTGGAAGTAATTTGGAAACATCAACATTTAGGTAAATTCTTTAGTATGAAAAATACTTTACATGTTGATGATCTCTCCAAAAACTTTGCAATGAATCCAAAGAATGGTGTACATGTTCcaccttttaaaattaaagatgcTAAAAAGTATGGTGATAATGTCTTATTCCATCTaacaaaatatttaaaatcaatttcaaatgaagaAGATATAACTCTTATTGATCATAAGGAATGGATtagaaaaattttataa